One Megamonas hypermegale genomic window carries:
- the malQ gene encoding 4-alpha-glucanotransferase — protein sequence MILHNSQSPYYRSPRGAVPTDTTVRLALDITDEKLKVESVKLYTWQESLGATYKKMMPSAWDENHYIIDLQMPEEGCLVWYYFVIRLEDESLIYYGNSSGQMGGIGKAQKDVPTAYQITVFKADAKTPDWFKKSVMYQIFPDRFYRSGNELPQKPYAVFHCDWNDPPMYYVDPDTRRVIAYDFFGGNFKGIEEKLDYLKDLGISVIYLNPIFLSRSNHHYDTANYFQTDPMLGTNEDFEHLCQVAEQKGIKIILDGVFSHTGSDSIYFNRFGNYPSVGAYQSKDSPYYEWYDFKEYPDKYDCWWGFDSMPNVKETTPSYMDYIINDENSVINYWMKKGISGWRLDVIDELPRQFSRAFYKKMKSIDKDAVLIGEIWEDASNKVSYNVSREYLCGYEVDSAMNYPLRNIMLDFLLNKNDAKITQQRIANQQENYPAENLYAMMNLLGSHDVERVLTLLGEAPSIENVPTTVQADFRLDDEHLRLAIFRLKIAICWQMTLPGVPSIYYGDEIGMQGYRDPHNRASYNWDNGDWNLRYFVKRMIALRNNRAVLQTGWYVPAYADGDVLAYFRTTKLGKDRFGNDMDDDCVLVVLNRNNVKSATITVDMHGFCQNKIHEITGMYPDVEIIDNKAQITIEPLKALIFEQVKITEPYTRQAGIILHPTSLPSAYGIGDLGKTAYDFVDWLAKAGQSIWQVLPLNPVGYGASPYQSPSAFAGNIMLISPEELVKMGLLTEDDIKLDYEADEDRVDFVKVEAYKNKILHKAFVNFVADEDYSVFCAKQESWLDDYALFMALKKHFKGENWTKWDTPIRRRQPQALQASRIALAHDIAYIKFTQYIFFMQWQKLHEYAKEKGIKIIGDVPIFPSHDSADVWTNQDQFNLNPDGTLKTAAGVPPDYFSEDGQLWGNPHYLWKVMERDSYAWWRKRIATLLELVDIIRIDHFRGFEAYWEVPGDAKNARIGKWVKGPGRDLFDTIKKYLGNVPIIAEDLGIITPEVEKLKTDCGFPGMKVLQFELYPNAQKELNFTCPQNSIVYTGTHDNNTTLGWLETDIAPQDKALLAEFLNVSIDENEVLLNKLIELAYFSQARLAVLPMQDVLGLDGNARMNLPGTVGKNWGWRMHDDALTDKKAKWLKALTQKYHR from the coding sequence ATGATATTGCATAATTCACAAAGTCCGTATTATAGAAGTCCAAGAGGTGCAGTGCCGACAGATACAACAGTGAGGTTGGCACTTGATATTACGGATGAAAAATTAAAAGTTGAATCGGTAAAATTATATACATGGCAAGAATCTTTAGGTGCTACATATAAAAAGATGATGCCATCAGCATGGGATGAAAACCATTATATTATAGATTTACAAATGCCAGAAGAAGGCTGTCTTGTATGGTATTATTTTGTGATTAGACTAGAAGATGAAAGTCTTATTTATTATGGAAATAGTTCAGGACAAATGGGTGGCATCGGTAAAGCTCAAAAAGATGTACCTACAGCATATCAGATAACTGTATTTAAAGCTGATGCTAAAACGCCTGATTGGTTTAAAAAATCTGTAATGTATCAAATTTTCCCTGATAGATTTTATCGTAGTGGCAATGAATTACCGCAAAAACCGTATGCAGTATTTCATTGTGATTGGAATGACCCGCCGATGTATTATGTAGACCCAGATACACGTCGCGTTATCGCATATGATTTCTTTGGTGGTAATTTTAAAGGTATTGAAGAAAAATTGGATTATTTAAAGGACTTGGGTATATCTGTAATCTATCTTAATCCAATTTTTTTGTCGCGCTCTAATCATCACTACGATACAGCAAATTATTTTCAAACTGACCCTATGCTTGGAACGAATGAAGATTTTGAGCATCTTTGCCAGGTAGCAGAACAAAAGGGCATAAAGATTATTTTAGATGGTGTATTCAGTCATACAGGCAGTGATAGTATTTATTTCAATCGTTTTGGCAATTATCCTAGTGTTGGAGCATATCAATCGAAAGACTCGCCGTACTATGAATGGTATGATTTTAAAGAGTATCCAGATAAATACGATTGTTGGTGGGGGTTTGACAGCATGCCAAATGTCAAAGAAACAACTCCATCATATATGGATTACATCATTAATGATGAAAATAGCGTTATCAATTATTGGATGAAAAAAGGCATCAGTGGCTGGCGCTTAGATGTCATTGATGAATTGCCACGCCAATTTTCGCGCGCTTTTTATAAAAAGATGAAAAGCATAGATAAAGATGCTGTATTGATTGGTGAAATTTGGGAAGATGCTTCTAATAAAGTTTCTTATAATGTATCGCGTGAATATCTATGTGGTTATGAAGTAGATAGTGCTATGAATTATCCACTGCGCAATATAATGCTTGATTTTTTGTTAAATAAAAATGATGCTAAGATAACGCAGCAGCGCATTGCTAATCAACAAGAAAATTATCCAGCTGAAAATCTATATGCTATGATGAATTTATTGGGAAGTCATGATGTAGAACGTGTTTTGACTTTATTGGGAGAAGCACCTTCTATAGAAAATGTGCCAACCACGGTACAGGCTGATTTCAGATTAGATGATGAACATTTGCGCTTAGCAATTTTCCGTTTAAAAATAGCTATTTGTTGGCAAATGACTTTGCCAGGTGTTCCTTCTATTTATTATGGTGATGAAATTGGCATGCAAGGTTATCGTGACCCGCATAATAGAGCATCATATAATTGGGATAATGGTGATTGGAACTTAAGATATTTTGTAAAACGCATGATTGCATTGCGTAATAATAGAGCTGTTTTGCAGACAGGGTGGTATGTGCCTGCTTATGCTGATGGTGATGTATTAGCATATTTTAGAACGACTAAACTAGGAAAAGACCGTTTTGGCAATGATATGGATGATGATTGTGTATTAGTTGTTTTAAATCGCAATAATGTAAAATCAGCTACAATAACAGTTGATATGCATGGTTTTTGTCAAAATAAAATACACGAAATAACTGGTATGTATCCTGATGTAGAAATCATAGATAATAAGGCGCAAATCACTATAGAACCATTAAAAGCTTTAATTTTTGAACAAGTGAAGATAACTGAGCCATACACTAGACAAGCTGGCATTATTTTACATCCAACTAGCTTACCATCTGCATATGGTATTGGTGATTTAGGAAAAACGGCATATGATTTTGTCGATTGGTTAGCTAAAGCTGGTCAATCCATTTGGCAAGTATTGCCACTTAATCCTGTTGGATATGGTGCTTCACCGTACCAATCACCATCAGCGTTTGCGGGAAATATAATGCTTATTTCACCTGAAGAATTAGTTAAAATGGGACTTTTAACAGAAGACGATATAAAACTTGATTATGAAGCTGATGAAGATAGAGTCGATTTTGTTAAAGTAGAAGCATATAAAAATAAAATTTTGCATAAAGCATTTGTTAATTTTGTAGCAGATGAGGATTACAGCGTTTTCTGTGCTAAACAGGAAAGCTGGTTAGATGATTATGCTTTATTCATGGCACTTAAAAAACATTTTAAAGGTGAAAATTGGACAAAATGGGATACACCGATACGCCGTCGCCAACCACAGGCGTTGCAAGCTAGTCGTATTGCATTAGCGCATGATATAGCATATATTAAATTTACTCAATATATATTCTTTATGCAGTGGCAGAAATTGCATGAATACGCTAAAGAAAAGGGCATAAAAATTATTGGCGATGTGCCTATTTTTCCTTCACATGATAGTGCAGATGTTTGGACAAACCAAGACCAATTTAATTTAAATCCAGATGGAACATTAAAAACTGCTGCTGGAGTACCACCAGATTATTTCAGTGAAGATGGACAGCTTTGGGGCAATCCGCATTATTTATGGAAAGTAATGGAACGAGATAGTTATGCTTGGTGGCGTAAACGTATTGCTACATTATTAGAATTAGTAGATATTATTCGCATTGACCATTTCCGTGGATTTGAAGCGTATTGGGAAGTTCCAGGTGATGCTAAAAATGCACGCATTGGCAAATGGGTAAAAGGTCCAGGTCGTGATTTATTTGACACGATTAAAAAATATTTGGGCAATGTGCCGATTATCGCTGAAGATTTAGGTATAATTACACCAGAAGTAGAAAAATTAAAAACGGATTGTGGTTTCCCTGGTATGAAGGTTTTACAATTTGAATTGTATCCAAATGCACAGAAGGAACTAAATTTCACTTGTCCACAAAATTCTATCGTATATACGGGAACACATGATAATAATACGACATTAGGTTGGCTTGAAACAGATATAGCTCCGCAAGATAAAGCACTTTTGGCGGAATTTTTAAATGTTTCGATTGATGAAAATGAAGTATTGTTAAATAAATTGATTGAATTAGCGTACTTTAGTCAAGCAAGGCTTGCTGTACTTCCTATGCAGGATGTATTAGGTTTAGATGGAAATGCACGTATGAATTTGCCAGGTACAGTTGGAAAAAATTGGGGCTGGAGAATGCATGATGATGCTTTGACGGATAAAAAAGCAAAATGGCTTAAAGCATTGACGCAAAAATATCATAGATAA